One window of the Oncorhynchus clarkii lewisi isolate Uvic-CL-2024 chromosome 19, UVic_Ocla_1.0, whole genome shotgun sequence genome contains the following:
- the LOC139375290 gene encoding MARCKS-related protein 1-A-like, with protein sequence MGAQFSKGGVAVDGKAVDDPAVAKTNGQENGHVKTNGDVSAKPDGDTAPVDGNGTAEPAKEGETDSIEAAPAAEGEVAKVEGEAAKDAKKKKKFSLKNSFKFKGISLKKTKKSSEEEAASPTAEDKPEENGHAAKETSAAEPVAEAKEEATPAPEGEAAAAEAVPTEEAPPTEEAPTEEAAAPAEVTTPAASETEPKTE encoded by the exons ATGGGAGCTCAGTTTTCCAAGGGTGGAGTAGCTGTTGATGGAAAAGCCGTCGACGACCCAGCTGTCGCTAAAACTAATGGCCAG GAGAATGGCCATGTTAAAACCAATGGAGATGTCTCTGCCAAGCCCGATGGGGACACAGCTCCCGTAGACGGGAATGGCACAGCCGAGCCAGCCAAAGAGGGCGAGACAGACTCCATCGAGGCTGCCCCTGCTGccgaaggagaggtggccaaggTCGAGGGAGAGGCCGCCAAGGAtgccaagaagaagaagaagttctCCCTGAAGAACTCCTTCAAGTTCAAGGGCATCTCGCTGAAGAAGACCAAGAAGAGCAGCGAGGAGGAGGCCGCCTCCCCCACGGCGGAGGACAAGCCAGAGGAGAATGGCCACGCAGCAAAGGAGACGTCAGCCGCTGAGCCTGTGGCAGAGGCCAAGGAGGAGGCCACCCCGGCCCCAGAGGGTGAGGCTGCAGCAGCAGAGGCCGTTCCCACAGAGGAAGCCCCTCCCACAGAGGAAGCCCCTACCGAGGAGGCCGCAGCCCCCGCAGAGGTCACGACACCCGCAGCATCTGAGACCGAGCCCAAGACAGAGTGA